Proteins co-encoded in one Desulfitobacterium hafniense DCB-2 genomic window:
- the tsaA gene encoding tRNA (N6-threonylcarbamoyladenosine(37)-N6)-methyltransferase TrmO yields the protein MSKELNIIARIRTDFPTKFGIPRQSGLIDDLKAAVVFEPEYRNADALRGLEGFSHIWLIWEFSAALRDTWSPTVRPPRLGGNKRMGVFATRSPFRPNPLGLSSVRLDSIELDPELGPILHVSGADLLDQTPIFDIKPYLPYTDCHPEATGGFIEPLVDHELVVDFPEQWLNSIPPQRRQALVRVLAHDPRPSYQKDPQRIYGLEFAGFEIKFTVLDKVLTVCEVKQTGTHPVP from the coding sequence ATGTCCAAAGAACTAAACATCATCGCCCGCATTCGCACGGATTTTCCGACCAAGTTTGGAATTCCCCGGCAAAGCGGCCTGATTGATGACCTGAAAGCAGCGGTCGTCTTCGAGCCGGAATACCGCAATGCCGACGCTCTGCGGGGTTTGGAAGGGTTTTCCCATATCTGGCTCATCTGGGAGTTTTCCGCCGCCCTGCGTGACACCTGGTCGCCCACGGTGCGCCCGCCGCGGCTGGGGGGGAACAAACGCATGGGTGTCTTTGCCACCCGCTCCCCCTTCCGGCCTAACCCCCTGGGACTCTCTTCCGTCCGCCTGGACAGTATTGAACTTGATCCGGAGCTGGGGCCGATTCTCCATGTATCAGGAGCCGATCTCCTGGATCAGACGCCCATCTTCGATATTAAGCCCTACCTTCCTTATACGGACTGTCACCCGGAGGCGACAGGGGGATTCATCGAGCCTCTCGTCGACCATGAATTGGTGGTGGATTTCCCTGAACAATGGCTGAACAGCATTCCGCCCCAGCGGCGCCAAGCCCTGGTAAGGGTACTGGCCCATGATCCCAGGCCCTCCTATCAAAAGGACCCCCAACGGATTTACGGCCTCGAATTCGCCGGATTCGAAATAAAGTTTACGGTGCTGGATAAGGTGCTGACCGTGTGTGAGGTGAAACAAACCGGAACTCATCCTGTTCCTTAA
- a CDS encoding sensor histidine kinase, with the protein MTNKSPTRPPGRIRNKMRFSIVWKLNIKLFFRLFWIFINLNICLILISAVGLFVHAEQTAGTVAEKLTQAGPPPPLEVDDWLELTPIRIEHSAAEPEGFRIPSGIQAYLPSLTAQQIRSIDLPPRGEGLGIWGRIQQVSYNVALPMDDSFYLLSYRPVQTIRILAAMFGIMLLIEGITLLRSIASGARVIRRTLQPIEQLAETARNLSHEGIFSPEQLKDLAGKLDDINATHLDTRISVDETQSELQSLAAAINGMLDRINESYRSQARFVSDASHELRTPISVIQGYANLLDRWGKKDEKTLQESIDAIKNETAHMKTLVEQLLFLARGDNNTMALQIESFELSALAQEILRETQMIDGGHEYSTILTPVYIKGDKGLIKQATRILMDNAMKYTPAGKQITLSVSSKDNLARLTVQDEGIGIEPEAVPLIFDRFFRTDESRTRATGGSGLGLAIAKWITERHGGHLEVLSRLEVGTRISIVLPMVPEGEVHKG; encoded by the coding sequence ATGACCAATAAATCCCCAACCCGTCCTCCTGGCCGCATTCGTAACAAAATGCGGTTTTCCATCGTCTGGAAACTGAATATCAAGCTCTTCTTCCGGTTGTTTTGGATATTTATAAATCTGAACATCTGTCTTATTCTTATATCCGCAGTCGGGCTGTTTGTCCATGCTGAACAGACCGCAGGAACAGTTGCTGAAAAGCTGACTCAGGCAGGACCGCCGCCCCCTCTGGAGGTGGACGATTGGCTTGAGCTTACCCCAATTCGTATTGAGCATAGTGCCGCAGAACCGGAGGGATTCCGCATTCCTTCCGGGATACAGGCTTACCTTCCCTCTTTGACCGCTCAGCAGATCAGGAGTATTGACCTGCCGCCCCGGGGAGAAGGTCTGGGGATTTGGGGACGAATTCAGCAGGTAAGCTATAATGTGGCCCTGCCCATGGACGACAGTTTTTACCTTCTCTCCTACCGCCCTGTGCAGACGATCAGGATCTTAGCGGCCATGTTCGGGATTATGCTCTTGATCGAAGGGATCACCTTGCTCAGAAGCATTGCTTCCGGTGCCAGGGTCATCCGCCGTACACTCCAGCCTATTGAGCAATTGGCCGAAACTGCCCGGAATTTAAGTCATGAAGGGATTTTCTCACCGGAACAGCTCAAGGATTTGGCGGGCAAACTGGATGATATCAATGCCACACATCTGGATACGCGCATTTCCGTGGACGAAACCCAGAGCGAGCTGCAAAGCCTGGCCGCTGCTATCAACGGTATGCTGGACCGTATTAACGAATCCTACCGCTCTCAGGCGCGTTTTGTCTCCGATGCCTCCCATGAACTCAGGACCCCGATCTCCGTGATTCAAGGCTATGCCAATCTGCTGGACCGCTGGGGTAAAAAGGATGAAAAAACGCTCCAGGAATCCATCGATGCCATCAAAAATGAGACTGCCCATATGAAGACCCTGGTGGAACAGCTCTTGTTTCTCGCCCGGGGGGACAACAATACTATGGCTCTGCAAATCGAGTCCTTTGAATTATCCGCTCTTGCCCAGGAGATTCTGCGGGAAACCCAAATGATCGATGGGGGGCACGAATACTCCACCATACTTACTCCCGTTTATATCAAGGGAGATAAAGGCCTGATTAAGCAAGCCACCCGGATCCTCATGGACAATGCTATGAAATATACCCCTGCCGGAAAGCAGATCACCCTCTCTGTTTCCAGCAAGGATAACTTGGCCCGCCTCACGGTTCAGGACGAAGGAATCGGCATTGAACCGGAAGCGGTTCCTTTGATTTTCGATCGGTTCTTCCGCACCGATGAGTCCCGCACCCGGGCCACCGGCGGCTCAGGGCTGGGCCTGGCCATTGCCAAGTGGATTACGGAACGGCACGGCGGGCACCTGGAAGTTCTCAGCCGGCTGGAAGTCGGCACCCGGATCTCCATCGTTCTGCCCATGGTCCCGGAAGGGGAAGTTCACAAAGGGTAA
- a CDS encoding putative holin-like toxin, giving the protein MEVYEALILMISFGTLVALLLTSDKRK; this is encoded by the coding sequence GTGGAAGTGTATGAGGCTTTAATACTAATGATTTCTTTTGGAACATTAGTCGCTTTATTACTTACCTCCGATAAACGGAAATAG
- the rbr gene encoding rubrerythrin, translating to MPAIRNIDLCTKDCLCLYVCPTGATDTETGQIDPDKCLDGCRACVDACPSHAISFVPEVYPPQQGKSPSVKRAMLSLSASKTKQEKIAAQVAERSGSPILRQFAEALSASNRLMAEDILREAGYLLPQSVNAQDFLQSLLDSPQGEDFPREAAARLLAKLKTNQAKGQEEKKMTHYRCSICGYLHEGELTADFKCPICKQPASVFQLVEEKGSAGNPYAGTKTEKNLLDAFAGESQARNKYTYFAAIAQREGYDQIAELFLHTARNEQEHARIWYEELGNLGRTAENLLHAAEGENYEWTDMYDRFAKDAEAEGFKDLAARFRKVGAIEKAHEERYRALLKNVEMQQVFAKGEEAMWECRICGHLVMGRKAPDVCPVCKYSQSYFEVRKENY from the coding sequence ATGCCTGCAATTAGAAATATTGATCTCTGTACCAAGGATTGCCTGTGTCTTTATGTTTGCCCGACAGGAGCAACCGATACAGAAACAGGTCAGATTGACCCTGACAAATGCCTGGACGGATGCCGGGCCTGCGTCGACGCCTGCCCATCCCACGCCATATCCTTTGTGCCTGAGGTATATCCTCCTCAGCAAGGAAAATCCCCTTCGGTAAAAAGAGCCATGTTATCTTTATCGGCAAGTAAAACCAAACAGGAAAAGATCGCGGCCCAAGTGGCGGAGCGATCAGGCAGCCCGATTTTGCGGCAGTTTGCCGAAGCCTTAAGCGCCTCCAACCGGCTCATGGCCGAAGATATTCTGCGTGAAGCCGGGTATCTGCTGCCTCAGAGCGTCAACGCTCAGGATTTTCTTCAATCCTTGCTGGACAGCCCCCAAGGGGAGGATTTTCCCAGGGAAGCGGCGGCAAGATTATTAGCGAAACTGAAAACCAATCAGGCAAAAGGGCAGGAGGAGAAAAAAATGACTCACTATCGTTGTTCAATTTGTGGTTACCTTCATGAAGGAGAATTAACCGCGGACTTTAAATGTCCAATCTGTAAACAACCCGCTTCCGTATTTCAACTGGTAGAAGAGAAGGGGAGTGCAGGCAATCCTTACGCCGGCACCAAAACAGAGAAAAATCTTCTGGACGCCTTTGCCGGAGAAAGCCAGGCCAGAAATAAATATACTTATTTCGCCGCCATAGCCCAAAGAGAGGGATACGATCAAATTGCCGAACTCTTTTTGCATACGGCAAGGAATGAGCAGGAACATGCCCGCATCTGGTATGAAGAGCTGGGCAATCTGGGCAGGACCGCCGAAAACCTTTTGCATGCGGCTGAAGGGGAAAACTATGAATGGACGGATATGTACGACCGCTTTGCCAAGGATGCTGAAGCGGAAGGGTTCAAGGATTTAGCGGCAAGATTCCGCAAAGTGGGTGCTATCGAGAAAGCCCATGAAGAAAGATACCGTGCCTTGCTGAAAAACGTGGAAATGCAGCAGGTCTTTGCCAAAGGGGAAGAAGCCATGTGGGAATGCCGTATCTGCGGGCATCTTGTCATGGGCAGGAAAGCCCCCGATGTTTGCCCGGTATGTAAGTATTCCCAGAGTTATTTTGAAGTAAGAAAAGAAAACTATTAA
- a CDS encoding rubredoxin: MRKLACSICGYIYDEAAGDPERGIAPGTLWADVPEEEWECPLCGATKSDFQEQSGAPTVVQELSDEHDGEDMRELSFGELSALCSNLAKGCEKQYRNEEVDLFNQLAEYYNSRNSRAEEGSLKELLALIEEDLNSAYPHANGVAARAADRGALRALVWGEKVTRILNSLLNRYEKQGEALLANTHVYVCEICGFVYIGEEAPAICPVCKVPRKKITEVKRG, from the coding sequence TTGAGAAAGCTTGCATGTTCTATATGCGGGTATATCTATGATGAAGCCGCCGGGGACCCTGAGAGAGGGATTGCTCCAGGCACCCTGTGGGCGGATGTACCTGAGGAAGAATGGGAATGTCCCCTATGTGGTGCAACGAAATCCGACTTCCAGGAGCAAAGCGGTGCTCCAACCGTTGTCCAGGAGTTAAGTGACGAGCATGATGGGGAGGATATGCGGGAGTTATCCTTCGGTGAACTGAGTGCTTTGTGCTCAAACCTGGCCAAAGGGTGTGAAAAGCAGTATCGGAATGAAGAAGTCGATCTGTTTAACCAATTAGCGGAGTACTACAACAGCAGGAACAGCCGGGCAGAAGAAGGCAGCTTGAAGGAGCTTCTGGCACTCATTGAAGAGGATTTGAATTCCGCCTATCCCCATGCCAATGGTGTTGCGGCCCGGGCTGCCGACCGGGGGGCCCTCAGGGCACTTGTCTGGGGAGAAAAAGTAACCAGAATCCTGAACTCCCTGCTCAATCGCTATGAGAAACAAGGAGAGGCCTTATTGGCAAACACCCATGTTTATGTTTGTGAAATTTGTGGTTTCGTCTACATAGGTGAGGAAGCACCTGCGATCTGTCCGGTGTGCAAAGTTCCCAGGAAAAAAATAACTGAGGTGAAAAGGGGGTAA
- a CDS encoding TipAS antibiotic-recognition domain-containing protein, which produces MARLAACKKENKPVDGDDIQELAAYWQDFLKTFSDIDQDIVDAAHKFHAENNDPHLNYGLTHELYGYLSKAIEAMNDEC; this is translated from the coding sequence ATTGCCAGATTAGCGGCATGCAAGAAGGAAAATAAGCCTGTTGATGGTGATGATATCCAGGAGCTGGCTGCCTATTGGCAGGATTTTTTAAAGACATTTTCTGATATCGATCAAGACATTGTTGATGCTGCCCATAAATTCCACGCAGAGAATAATGATCCTCATTTGAATTATGGTCTTACTCATGAATTATATGGATACTTGAGTAAGGCTATTGAAGCGATGAATGATGAATGTTAA
- a CDS encoding ubiquitin-associated- domain-containing protein produces the protein MMTLLEKVEKLCSMGNITFEEAKAALDAANGDLLDAIIYLEKQGKIHAPAGGGYYNSEKTVDAHVVSYQAKDWKHQNHGSDKENPFLSFCKDAWKLFVKLLRKGNANSFEVLHGEEVKGSVPITALVLLLIFAFWVTIPLMVIGLFFGFRYRFVGTDIKGTTINDAMDSAADAAENLKKSMDK, from the coding sequence ATGATGACACTTTTAGAAAAAGTAGAAAAACTATGCTCAATGGGCAATATAACTTTTGAAGAGGCTAAAGCTGCTCTGGATGCCGCTAACGGTGATCTGCTGGACGCCATCATCTATCTGGAAAAGCAGGGCAAAATCCACGCCCCTGCCGGCGGTGGTTATTACAACAGTGAAAAAACCGTCGATGCCCATGTGGTCTCCTATCAGGCCAAGGATTGGAAACACCAGAATCATGGCAGCGACAAGGAGAATCCTTTCCTTTCTTTCTGCAAGGACGCCTGGAAGCTTTTCGTAAAACTTCTGCGCAAGGGCAACGCGAATTCCTTCGAAGTGCTCCACGGTGAGGAAGTGAAGGGCTCAGTTCCCATTACAGCTCTGGTCCTGCTTCTGATCTTCGCCTTTTGGGTGACCATTCCCCTGATGGTGATCGGGTTGTTCTTCGGCTTCCGTTATCGTTTTGTGGGAACTGATATTAAAGGCACCACCATCAATGATGCCATGGACAGCGCAGCCGATGCCGCTGAAAACCTCAAAAAGTCCATGGATAAATAA
- a CDS encoding ABC transporter permease, which translates to MVSMLQKKVLRDTKENRWSFLAIVCICSLGIALFSGINMYVTTVEAAVSDAYKQANLADYWIYKGEISPSHLADLRSLEEVQEVQRRKVTDITLPGTPGAVLHLHALDETATINVPELLEGSGLDGSEANALLLDSRFAEAHGLSAGDRITAGEGEKQTKWLIQGIVRAGEYIYYAPEGLTVPDYQKYGFAYTNASSLPEVPFNEIILTVAEGSTLAQAEVSAQIRERLAGANILSRHHQTSYRKVADAMTGIKQIGLLFSLAFFLTGALVTWITVSRMLENQRQHLGTLRSLGYSKKEITGRYALFGVLITLPSMILGWMMARYLIAEFLYRIGMTYYTIEATGVIPFTPHFFLSALCVAAVTCGGALLSCRRSLKLTPAALMRPKPPAQGHRIFLERITPYWRRLSFSGKIVTRNLFRNKGRMLMGLVGIIGSTSLILCGFRLMNSINGMLDRAFKETVHYDVEIKLRTPATVEGLADIYNTLSSGQHVDATMALSVYLYGKEGDVQSPYLVVMDEGQKSLNFKDTKGKEIPLPEEGALITLRMAKALAVDIGDTLRAESLDGTVMALKVADIVDFPVGNEIYLSKTAFAKVSALPFLVRTLLIQGRDLDLSKLNSDPRISLVETKEEMRSNMLIVLESLQSFQMILILFAGLLAFAVMMVLGRMNYYERIRELATLKVLGFYENEMKRLVLRETIWITVFGLPFGYILGSLLLGVIVDQATTPDLEILPMIDLSSIAVGFAFMLGFTMLVNFMMGRQFKKVDMVASLKSVE; encoded by the coding sequence ATGGTAAGCATGCTGCAGAAGAAAGTTCTTCGGGATACAAAGGAGAATCGCTGGTCCTTTCTGGCTATCGTATGCATTTGTTCACTAGGAATTGCCCTGTTCAGCGGCATCAACATGTATGTGACTACGGTCGAAGCCGCGGTATCCGATGCCTATAAGCAGGCAAATCTTGCTGACTACTGGATTTATAAAGGGGAAATTTCTCCTTCCCATTTGGCTGACCTACGGTCTTTGGAGGAAGTTCAAGAGGTTCAGCGGCGGAAAGTAACCGACATCACTCTCCCCGGAACCCCAGGGGCGGTGCTTCATCTGCACGCACTGGATGAAACAGCCACCATCAATGTGCCGGAGCTTCTGGAAGGCAGCGGACTGGATGGGAGTGAAGCCAACGCCCTTTTGCTGGACAGCCGCTTTGCTGAGGCTCATGGACTGTCTGCCGGCGACAGAATTACGGCAGGAGAAGGGGAAAAACAGACAAAGTGGCTGATCCAAGGGATTGTCCGTGCCGGGGAATACATTTATTACGCGCCGGAAGGCTTAACCGTTCCCGACTACCAAAAATATGGCTTCGCCTACACCAATGCTTCCTCTTTGCCGGAGGTTCCTTTCAATGAAATCATCCTCACTGTTGCTGAAGGCTCAACTCTTGCACAGGCGGAAGTTTCGGCCCAAATACGGGAAAGGCTGGCCGGAGCCAATATCCTCAGCCGCCACCATCAGACAAGCTACCGGAAGGTTGCGGATGCTATGACCGGGATCAAACAAATCGGCCTGCTGTTTTCCCTGGCTTTTTTCCTGACAGGGGCCCTGGTGACTTGGATTACAGTATCCAGAATGCTGGAGAACCAACGCCAGCATTTGGGAACCCTTCGTTCTTTAGGCTACTCCAAAAAGGAAATTACAGGGAGGTATGCGCTTTTTGGGGTTTTGATCACCCTGCCCAGCATGATTTTAGGCTGGATGATGGCCCGCTATCTGATTGCGGAATTTTTGTACAGGATTGGCATGACCTATTACACCATCGAAGCTACCGGTGTCATCCCCTTTACGCCCCACTTCTTCCTGTCGGCCCTCTGTGTGGCGGCGGTTACCTGCGGCGGGGCCCTCCTCTCCTGCCGCAGATCATTGAAGCTGACACCGGCTGCTCTGATGAGACCCAAGCCACCGGCTCAAGGACACCGGATTTTTCTGGAGCGAATCACTCCTTATTGGCGCAGACTCAGCTTCAGCGGCAAAATCGTGACAAGGAATCTGTTCCGCAACAAAGGCCGGATGCTCATGGGGCTTGTCGGCATTATCGGCTCCACTTCCCTGATTTTGTGCGGCTTCAGACTGATGAATTCCATTAACGGGATGCTTGACAGGGCCTTTAAGGAAACGGTTCACTATGACGTGGAAATCAAACTCCGTACTCCAGCCACTGTCGAAGGGCTTGCTGATATTTATAATACATTGAGCAGCGGGCAGCATGTGGACGCCACCATGGCTCTCAGTGTCTATCTCTATGGGAAAGAGGGGGATGTACAAAGCCCTTATCTTGTGGTGATGGACGAAGGGCAAAAAAGCCTCAACTTCAAGGATACAAAAGGTAAGGAGATTCCTTTACCTGAGGAGGGAGCCTTGATTACTCTCAGAATGGCCAAGGCTCTGGCTGTGGACATAGGGGATACCCTCAGAGCGGAAAGCCTGGATGGAACGGTCATGGCCCTGAAGGTTGCTGATATTGTAGATTTCCCTGTGGGTAATGAAATCTACCTATCCAAAACCGCCTTTGCCAAGGTATCCGCTCTCCCCTTCCTGGTCAGAACCCTTCTCATACAGGGCCGGGATCTTGATTTAAGCAAGCTGAACAGCGATCCGAGAATTTCCCTGGTGGAAACAAAGGAAGAAATGCGCAGCAATATGCTGATTGTTTTGGAAAGCCTGCAAAGCTTTCAAATGATCTTGATTTTATTTGCGGGCTTGCTGGCCTTTGCCGTTATGATGGTCCTGGGCCGGATGAACTACTATGAGCGAATCCGCGAGCTTGCGACTCTGAAAGTCCTGGGGTTTTATGAAAATGAGATGAAAAGGCTGGTATTGCGCGAAACCATCTGGATTACCGTATTCGGCCTGCCTTTCGGCTACATCCTGGGCTCTTTGCTGCTGGGCGTCATTGTTGACCAGGCCACAACGCCGGACTTGGAAATTCTGCCCATGATTGATCTTTCCAGCATTGCTGTGGGGTTCGCTTTCATGCTGGGCTTTACCATGCTTGTAAATTTCATGATGGGGAGACAATTCAAAAAGGTCGATATGGTGGCATCCCTGAAAAGCGTGGAGTGA
- a CDS encoding MerR family transcriptional regulator: MLIPSQMTASGHRLYNENDVKRLYQIITLKNFGFSLEEIGKMTSSIDPDPLVLINLQVAKFYCQISGMQEGK; encoded by the coding sequence TTGCTGATTCCCAGTCAGATGACGGCCTCCGGTCATCGTCTTTACAACGAAAACGATGTGAAAAGACTTTACCAGATCATCACCTTGAAAAATTTCGGCTTCAGCTTAGAAGAAATAGGGAAGATGACATCCTCAATAGATCCGGATCCCTTAGTTTTAATTAATCTTCAGGTGGCAAAATTTTATTGCCAGATTAGCGGCATGCAAGAAGGAAAATAA
- a CDS encoding response regulator transcription factor codes for MSQTILIIEDEEKIARFVELELGYEGYTVTKAFDGRTGLELAETGRFDLILLDVMLPKLNGTEVLRRIRRTSAVPIIMLTARDSVMDKVSGLDSGANDYITKPFAIEELLARIRNALRNTAPLSSTEVLSASGLELDADRRTVTMRGKPVDLTKREFDLLHFLLKNKGIVLSRESLLENVWGFDFAGDTNAVDVYIRFLRGKIDEVFNVKFIHTVRGVGYVIKDDQ; via the coding sequence TTGAGCCAAACTATCCTGATTATTGAGGATGAAGAAAAAATTGCCCGCTTTGTAGAGCTTGAGCTTGGTTATGAAGGGTATACTGTAACCAAGGCCTTTGATGGCCGAACAGGGCTTGAGCTGGCGGAAACCGGCCGGTTTGACTTAATCCTGCTTGATGTCATGCTGCCTAAATTAAACGGTACGGAGGTTCTGCGGAGAATCCGCCGGACCTCTGCCGTCCCCATCATCATGCTTACGGCCCGGGACAGTGTCATGGATAAGGTCTCCGGCCTGGACAGCGGGGCCAATGATTATATCACCAAACCCTTTGCCATCGAGGAACTTCTGGCCCGGATCCGCAACGCTCTGAGAAACACGGCCCCCCTATCCTCTACAGAGGTTCTCTCTGCTTCCGGTCTGGAACTCGATGCCGACCGCCGCACCGTGACCATGAGAGGCAAGCCCGTTGATTTAACCAAACGGGAATTCGACCTCTTGCACTTTCTCCTGAAAAACAAAGGAATCGTCCTCTCCCGGGAATCCCTTCTGGAAAATGTCTGGGGCTTTGATTTTGCAGGAGACACCAATGCTGTGGATGTCTACATACGCTTTCTCCGCGGAAAAATTGACGAAGTGTTCAATGTTAAATTTATTCACACCGTCAGAGGAGTAGGATATGTGATTAAAGATGACCAATAA
- a CDS encoding Vat family streptogramin A O-acetyltransferase, giving the protein MRYGPDPNAIYPNEAIKSLCYIKNIITRPNIMVGDYTYYDDDQGPEKFEDHVTHHYEFLGDKLIIGKFCAIAKGIEFVMNGANHRMSSVTTYPFNIMGNGWEIAMPSLADLPFKGETVVGNDIWIGQNVTVMPGVHIGDGAVIAANTVVVKDVPPYHIAGGNPGKLIKKRFNDDLINYLLDLKWWDWPAKKLFRNLDVLCSSDLERIKTVKDF; this is encoded by the coding sequence ATGCGTTATGGCCCTGATCCCAATGCCATCTATCCCAACGAAGCTATTAAAAGCCTTTGCTATATCAAAAATATCATTACCCGTCCCAATATCATGGTGGGGGATTATACCTATTATGATGATGATCAGGGGCCGGAAAAGTTCGAAGACCATGTGACACATCACTATGAGTTTTTGGGAGATAAGCTGATCATCGGCAAATTCTGTGCTATTGCCAAAGGAATAGAATTTGTCATGAACGGGGCAAACCACCGGATGTCTTCCGTCACTACCTATCCTTTTAACATCATGGGCAACGGCTGGGAGATCGCAATGCCTTCTTTGGCAGACTTGCCCTTTAAGGGGGAAACGGTAGTGGGCAATGATATCTGGATTGGACAGAATGTTACGGTCATGCCCGGCGTACATATCGGCGACGGCGCTGTTATCGCGGCCAACACCGTCGTGGTAAAAGATGTTCCCCCTTACCATATCGCCGGCGGGAATCCAGGCAAGCTCATCAAAAAGCGGTTCAACGACGATCTGATAAACTATCTGCTGGATTTGAAATGGTGGGATTGGCCGGCGAAGAAACTATTCCGCAATCTTGATGTTCTTTGCAGCTCTGATCTGGAAAGAATCAAGACGGTAAAAGATTTTTAA